AAATGACTATAAAAGACCAAGATAACGCAAAGATATAGGAAGGCCGTCTGTAAAAAGTTAATTTACAGACGGCCTTTTAATGAATAATGCTTACAGTTTTTTGTTGCAAACTGTTATGACATTATTTCTTTTTCTTTTGCGGCGGCAGGTCGGTACATACGCCCAAAGCCACTTCCGCAGCCATACCAATGGATTCACCCAAGGTCGGGTGCGGATGGATGGTGCGGCCGATGTCCTCGGCATCACAACCCATTTCAATCGCCAAACAGATTTCACCGATCATGTCGCCACCATTCGGACCGACGATACCGCCGCCGATGATTCTGCCGCTTTCGGCATCAAAAATCAGCTTGGTAAAGCCGTTGTCGCAGCCATTGGCAATCGCACGGCCGGAAGCTGCCCACGGGAAGGTAGCTTTGGTGATTTTAATGCCGTCTGCTTTTGCAGAGGTTTCGGTTACGCCGACCCATGCTACTTCAGGTGAAGTAAAGGCTACACCCGGAATGACGCGCGCATCGAAGTAGGCTTTGTGGCCTGCACAGTTTTCGGCGGCAACGTGGCCTTCGTGTACGGCTTTGTGCGCCAACATCGGTTGGCCGACGATGTCGCCGATGGCGTAAATGTGCGGCACGTTGGTACGCATTTGCTTGTCGACTTCGATGAAACCGCGTTCGGTAACGGCGACACCGGCTTTTTCTGCACCGATGAGTTTGCCGTTTGGCGCACGTCCGGCAGCCACCAGCACGCAATCATAGCGTTGCGGTTCGGCAGGTGCGTTTTCGCCTTCAAACGTTACATAGATACCGTCTTCGCGTGCTTCTACGGCTACGGTTTTGGTGTTGGTCATGATGCGGTCGAAGCGGTGTTCGTTGGCTTTCTGCCATACTTTCACCAAGTCGCGGTCTGCACCCTGCATCAGGCCGTCCATCATTTCCACTACTTCCAGACGGGTGCCCAAAGTGCTGTAAACCGTACCCATTTCGAGGCCGATGATGCCGCCGCCGATAATCAGCATATTGCCCGGTACTTCTTTCAGTGCCAATGCGCCGGTAGAGTCGATGATGCGCGGGTCTTGCGGGATAAACGGCAGGTTCATCACGCGGCTGCCCGCGGCGATAATGGCGTTTTTAAATTGGATGGTGCGTTTTTCGCCGGTTTCTACCAGCGGTGCATCGTATTCGCCGGTTTCGGTCAGGGCGACTTCGATATGGTGCGCGCCGACAAATTGGCCGTTACCGCGGATGACATCTACTTTGCGTGCTTTGGCCATGCCGTTCAAACCGCCGGTCAGGCGGCCGACAACGTTGTTTTTGTAGGTACGCAACATATCGATGTCCAGTTCCGGCTCTTGGTATTTGATACCGTTGGCGGCAAGATGGCGCACTTCGTCGATTACGTTGGCGTTGTGCAGCAGTGCTTTGGACGGAATGCAGCCTACGTTCAGGCATACGCCGCCCAAGGTGGAGAAGCGTTCCACGATGGCAACTTTCAAACCTTCGTCGGCTGCGGCGAAGGCAGCGGAATAACCGCCCGGTCCGCCGCCCAATACCACTACGTCGTATTCCGCATCGGCGTTACCGCTGAATGCAGCGGCTTGCGGTGCGGCTGCGACTGCTTTCGGGGCTTCTTGTGCCGGAGCGGCGGCAGGCGCGGCTTCGGCTTTTGGCTCCTCTGCGGCAGAGGCGGATTCAACTACCAGAATCACGCCGCCTTCGGAGATTTTGTCGCCGACTTTAACTTTCACTTCTTTCACCACGCCTGCGGCTTCGGCAGGTACGTCCATGGTGGCTTTGTCGGTTTCCAAAGTAATCAGGGTGTCGTCAACGGAGATGGTGTCGCCCGCTTTGACTTCTACGGCGATGATGTCCACATTTTCATGGCCGCCGATGTCGGGCACTTTCAATTCGATTAAGCTCATTTTGCATCTTTCTTTGATTATTCCGTTTCAGACGGCCTGAAGCTCATAAAGGCCGTCTGAAAAATCCGTGTTACCGTATAGGGATTGGTTTTGCAGGGAATGCGGCTCCGTCAGGCTGTTTTGCCGGCAAAATGACGGGATTTTTCACATTGCATCAAACATCCTTCCCGTTTATGTTCAGACGGCCTGAACGGATATTAATATTCAAAGGCCGTCTGAAAACCATTACAGGGTAATACGGCGGAAGTCTTTCAACAGGTTGGCCAAGAACACGGTGAAGCGCATACCTGCCGCACCGTCGATTACGCGGTGGTCGAACGACAGGCTCAGCGGACACATCAGGCGCGGCTCGAACTCTTTGCCGTTCCATACCGGTTTCATTTGTGATTTGCACACGCCCAAAATGGCGACTTCCGGTGCGTTCACAATCGGGGTAAAACCGGTACCGCCGATGCCGCCCAAGCTGGAGATGGTAAAGCATGCGCCTTGCATTTCCTGCGGTTTGAGCTTGCCTTCGCGGGCTTTTTTCGACAATTCGGTCAATTCTTGGCTGATTTGTTTCAGGCCTTTTTGATCCACATCTTTAATCACCGGTACCACCAAACCGTTCGGCGTATCGGCGGCAAAACCGATGTTGAAGTAGTTTTTCAATACCAGATTGTCGCCGTCCAGAGAGGCGTTGAATTCCGGGAAAGCTTTCAGCGCGGAAACCGAGGCTTTGATGATGAATGCCAACGGCGAGAGTTTCACACCTTCGCGCTCCCACTCTTTATTGAGTTGTTTGCGGAATTCTTCCAGCTCGGTCATGTCGGCATCTTCATTGACGGTAACGTGCGGGATGACTACCCAGTTGCGCGACAGGTTTTGGCCGGAAATTTTCTTGATGCGGCTCAGTTCTTTTACTTCTACCGAACCGAATTTGCTGAAGTCCACTTTCGGCCACGGCAGCAGATCCAAGCCGCCGCCGAGGGATGCGGTAGCGGCAGCCGGTGCGGCTTTGCCCGCACCGCCCTGCATGGCGGCTTTGACGAAGGCTTTAATGTCGTCGCCCATAATCCGGCCTTTCAGGCCGGTACCGGTTACCAAGCCCAAATCGACACCCAATTCGCGCGCCAGTTTGCGTGCGGAAGGGCCGGCGTGGGCTTTGACGAAGGAAGCTTCGTTAATAGGGGTGTTGCCGAATGCGGCAGCCGGTGCGGCCGGTGCAGCGGCTTGTGCGGGTGCGGCAGCGGGAGCCGGTGCGGCTGCTTTAGGTGCTTCGGCAGCAGGAGCAGGAGCGGCGGCAGGTGCGCCGGCTGCTTCTACTTCGATAATGGCAGAGCCTTCGGATACTTTGTCGCCGACTTTAATCAAAACGGCTTTCACTACGCCGGCTGCGGTAGAAGGCACGTCCATAGTGGCTTTGTCGGTTTCCAAAGTAATCAGGGTGTCGTCAACGGCGACGGTATCGCCGGCTTTGACTTCTACCGCAATCACGTCCACATCGCTGTGGCCGCCGATGTCGGGTACGGTCACGGTTACGGTACCTGCTGCGGCGGCAGGCGCGGCAGCCGGAGCGGGTGCGCTTTCGACAGGGGCAGGTGCCGGTGAGGCTTCCTGAGCCGGGGCAGCAGGTGCTTCGGCAGCAGCACCGGTTTCCACCAGTAGAATCACGCCGCCTTCGGAAATTTTGTCGCCGACTTTGACTTTGACTTCTTTTACCACACCTGCTGCATCGGCAGGAACGTCCATGGTGGCTTTGTCGGTTTCCAGGGTAATCAGGGTGTCGTCAACCGCAATGGTGTCGCCGGCTTTGACTTCTACGGCGATGATGTCTACATTTTCATGACCGCCGATATCGGGTACTTTGATTTCTACGATACTCATTGAGAGTTTCCTTTTATGCTTCTTGTCTTCGGCTGAAGGTTATCCGATTTTCAGCCGTCGTATTGGTTTCTGCGGCAAAGCTGCCGCGTTCCGCTTAAACAATACACCGTTTCAGACGGCCTCTGTCTGAGAGGCCGTCTGAAAACTGCGGTTAGCGTTTCCAGCTTGGGGCAGTGTCGGTTTGGATGCCGTATTTTTCGATGGCTTGTTTAACGGTTTCTTTGCTGACTTTGCCTTGGTCTGCCAATGCGCTCAGCGCGGCGACGGCTACGCTGTAACGGTCGACTTCGAAGAAGCGGCGCAGGTTGGCGCGGCTGTCGGAACGGCCGAAACCGTCGGTACCCAAAACGTGGTAGTCGTTCGGGATATAGGCGCGGATGCGGTCGGCAAAGCTGCGGATGTAGTCGGTAGCGGCAACAACAGGACCTTCGTGTCCTTGCAGCTGGGCAGTTACAAACGGCAGTTTGTTTTCTTCCAGCGGATGCAGGCGGTTGTAGCGTTCTGCTTCGATTGCATCGCGGTGCAGCAGGTTGAACGACGGGCAAGACCAGATGTCGGCTTCAACACCGAAATCGTTTTTCAGCAACTCCGCACCTTTGATGACTTCGTTCAAAATCACGCCGGAACCCATCAGTTGGACTTTCTTGTCGGATTTGCCGCCTTCTTGCAGCAGGTACATGCCTTTCAGAATTTCCTGTTCGATGCCTTTGCGTTGCGGCATGGCAGGGTGGGCATAGTTTTCGTTCATCAGGGTCAGGTAGTAGAACACGTCTTCATTTTCGACGTACATGCGGCGCAGGCCGTCCTGAATGATGACTGCCAATTCGTATTGGAAAGTCGGATCGTAAGATACGCAGTTCGGAATCAGGTCGGCTTGGATTTGGCTGTGGCCGTCTTCGTGTTGCAGACCTTCGCCGTTCAAGGTTGTACGGCCGGCAGTACCGCCCAGCAGGAAACCGCGTGCGTGCATATCGCCGGCCGCCCATGCCAAGTCGCCCACGCGTTGGAAACCGAACATCGAATAGTAGATGTAGAACGGAATCATGGCGTAGCGGTTGTTGGCGTAAGAAGTGGCCGCTGCAATCCAGTCTGCCATCGCACCCGGTTCGTTAATGCCTTCCTGCAGGATTTGACCGTCAACCGATTCTTTATAGAACATCAGTTGGTCTTTGTCTTGCGGGGTATACTGTTGGCCTTTCGGGTTCCAGATGCCGTATTGGCGGAACATGCCTTCCATGCCGAAGGTACGGCTTTCATCAGGAACAATCGGTACGATGCGTTTGCCGATTTGTTTGTCTTTCAGCAAGGCAGACAAGATGCGCACAAATGCCATGGTGGTGGAAAATTCGCGGTCGCCGCTGGATTGCAGCTGTGCATCGAATGTTTCCAAAGCAGGAACCGGCAAGGCTTCGTTGTTCGGATTGCGCTGCGGCAGATAACCGCCCAATGCGTTGCGGCGTTCGCGCAGGTATTTCATTTCCTCGCTGTCTTCGGGGAAGCGGTAATACGGCAGGTCGCCGCTTTCGATTTGTTCGTCGCTTACCGGAATATCAAAACGGGTGCGGAATTGTTTCAGCGATTTCACGTCCATTTTTTTCGCTTGATGTGCGACGTTTTGACCTTCGCCGGAAGCGCCCATGCCGTAGCCTTTGATGGTTTTCGCCAAGATGACGGTCGGACGGCCGCCGGCATTGTTTACCGCTTCGTAGTATGCCGCATACACTTTGTGCGGATCGTGTCCGCCGCGGTTCAATGCCCATACTTCTTCGTCAGACATATTGGCGATGAGTGCTTTCAATTCGGGCGTATTGAAGAAGTGTTCGCGGACATAAGAACCGTCTTTGGATTTGTAAGTCTGGTAGTCGCCGTCCAATACTTCTTCCATGCGTTTTTTCAGCGCATTGGTCGTGTCGCGTGCCAGCAGGGCATCCCATTTGCTGCCCCAAATCACTTTCAACACGTTCCAGCCGGCACCGCGGAAGTTGCCTTCCAGCTCTTGGATGATTTTGCCGTTGCCGCGCACGGGGCCGTCCAAGCGTTGCAGGTTACAGTTGATGACGAAAATCAGGTTGTCCAAGCCTTCGCGTGCGGCCAGTGCGATTGCGCCTTGGGATTCCGGCTCGTCCATTTCGCCGTCGCCGCAGAATACCCATACTTTGCGGCCTTTGGTTTTGCTCAAGCCGCGCGAATCCAAGTATTTCAGGAAACGGGCTTGGTAAATCGCCATCAGCGGGCCCAAGCCCATGGATACGGTCGGGAATTGCCAAAAATCGGGCAGCAGGTGGGGGTGGGGATAAGAAGGCAGGCCGTTACCTTCCGCTTCTTGGCGGAAGTTGTCCAACTGTTCTTCGGTCAGGCGGCCTTCAACAAACGCGCGCGCATAAATGCCGGGAGCCGCGTGGCCTTGGAAGAATACCATATCGCCCTCTTCGCCTTCGCCTTTGGCTTTCCAGAAATGATTGAAACCGACATCATACAAAGTGGCTGCCGATTGGAAGGAAGCAATGTGTCCGCCCAACTCCAAGTCTTTCTTGCCCGCACGCAGCACCATTGCCGCCGCATTCCAGCGGATTGCGGAACGGATGCGGTGTTCCAGCTCGTGGTTGCCCGGAGATTTTTGCTCTTTGCCTACCGGAATGGTATTGAGATAAGCGGTGGTAGCGTCGAACGGCATGTGAACGCCGCGGCGGCGTGTGTATTTCACCAGTTGTTCCAACAGGAAATGTGCACGGCTTTCGCCTTCAGCTTCCAATACGGAGCTCAGTGCGTCCAGCCATTCCTGTGTTTCAATCGGGTCAACATCGTGCGGTTGTGTGGACATCATTACTATCCTTTATGTTGAGTGTATCAGACTTGGTCTTGCGACCGCTTCGTTTGTTTTCGTTTCTGAGTGAAGTTGAAAAGAAAACGTAAAACTAAAATAATTGAGGAGCTATCTTTGATTTCAAAGATTTGACGTTGTGATGTTTTAACTCGAAACACACGCCAAGCCTAAAATATTTCGCTTTGCTGCAAATCGTATCAGGTATTGGCTTGGCTGGCAAATTGTCTAGATGATTTTCCGTTTTGCAGACGGCCTTGAGGCTGTTTGGTGTCTTGTTATTTATTTTTTCGAAACAAAAGGAATAAAAAAAGAAAATAATAATGTAAATAGTATATTAAAAAGAAAATAGAAGGTTTGAAAATGATTTGATGGTGTAGAAGAGCAAAGAAATGAATGGAAATGTTAAAAGTCCGTACGGCTTTTAGAGCGGTACGGACTTTTGCAGACGGCCTTTTACTTACAAAGCAGCCAATACGGCATCACCCATTTCCGAACAAGAAACAAGTTGCGTGCCTTCTTCATAAATATCGCCGGTGCGGAAGCCTTGTTGCAATACTTTTTGCACAGCCGCTTCAATCTGTTGGGCGCGTGTTTCATCGTTGAGGCTATAGCGCACCAACATAGCCAGCGAAAGAATGGTTGCCAACGGATTAGCCTTGTTCTGGCCGGCGATGTCGGGCGCGGAGCCGTGTGAAGGTTCGTAGAGGCCTTTGCCGTTTTCATCTAAAGAGGCGGAGGGCAGCATACCGATGGAGCCGGTGAGCATGGAAGCCTGATCGCTCAAAATATCGCCGAAGATGTTGCCGGTAGCGATTACGTCGAATTGTTTCGGTGCGCGCACAAGCTGCATGGCGGCGTTATCGACATACATATGGCTCAGTTCCACATCCGGATATTCTTTGGCAATATCATCGAAGATTTCGCGCCACAGTTCGGTGGTTTCCAAAACGTTGGCTTTGCCGACGGAGCAGACTTTTTTATTGCGCTTTTGTGCGGCTTGGAAGGCAACATGGGCAATGCGCTTGATTTCGCTTTCACTGTATTTCATGGTATTGAAGCCTTCGCGCTCGCCGTTTTCCAGCACCCGGATACCGCGCGGCTCGCCGAAATAAATATCTCCGGTCAGCTCGCGCACAATCAGTATGTCTAAGCCGGCCACGACTTCGGGCTTCAGCGTAGAGGCATTGGCCAGCTCTTTATAGAGAATAGCCGGACGCAAATTGGCAAATAAATTCAAATCTTTGCGAATGGCCAGCAAGCCGCGCTCGGGACGCAGCGGGCGCTCGAGATTGTCGTATTGCGGGCCGCCGACCGCACCGAGCAAGACCGCGTCGGCTTTGCGGCAGAGGTTTTGCGTAAATTTGGGGTAGGGGGAGCCGAATTCGTCGTAGGCTTCCCCGCCCAAAGGCGCGTATTCGTATGTGACATCCAAGCCTTGTTCGATCAGTTTGTCCAGCACGCGCACGGCTTCGCGCACGATTTCGGGACCGATGCCGTCTCCGCGCAAAATAGCGATTTGTTGGGTCATTGCGGTTTCCTTAATGATGGGAAAATGGAAAAAGAGAGGAATATTCAGGCAGTTTTTGCAGCAATTATGCCGTCTGCAAATCGGTGTTTTTTTTGCAGACGGCATTACCAATCAGGCATGAAACAGCCAAGGCTGGGCGGCTTTGCGTTTTGCTTCAAACGCTTTGATTTCGTCGGCGTGTTGCAGGGTCAGACCGATTTCGTCAAGGCCGTTTAAGAGGCAGTGTTTGCGGTGTTCGGTAATGTCGAAACGGAACACTTCGCCGCCCGGGGTGGTCAGGTTTTGTTTTTCCAAGTCGATGGAAAGTTGATAGCCTTCGTTGGCTTCGACTTCTTGGAAAAGCTGCCCGACTTGTTCTTCGCTTAATACAATCGGCAGCAGGCCGTTTTTGTAGCAGTTGTTGAAGAAGATGTCGGCAAAACTCGGGGCGATGACGGCGCGGAAGCCGTAGTCGTCGAGTGCCCACGGTGCGTGTTCGCGTGAGGAGCCGCAGCCGAAGTTTTTTCGCGTCAGCAGGATTTGCGCGCCCTGATAGCGGGGCTGGTTGAGTGAGAAATCGGGATTGAGCGGACGTTGGCTGTTGTCCATGCCCGGTTCGCCATGATCCAAATAACGCCATTCGTCGAAGGCGTTGGGGCCGAAGCCGCTGCGTTTGATGGATTTGAGAAACTGTTTGGGAATGATGGCATCGGTGTCGACGTTGGCGCGGTCGAGCGGGGCAACAATGGCGGTAAGTTGGGTAAAGGCTTTCATGTGTATTCCAATAATCGGAAGTCGGAGGCGGGTAATCGGGCTGCTCCTGATTCAGACAGACGATTTTGCAGACGGCTTATTTGCCTGTTACGGCTTCTTTGGTCTTGTCCCAGCCGTGTTTGGTTGCGGCTTTGGTTTTATCCCATGCGTTTTCAGTAGCACTGGTGGTCTTGTCCCACGCATTTTCGGTTGCGTCAGCGGTTTTTTCTGCACCACGTTTGACGGCGTTTTTGGTTTTATCCCATGCGTTTTCGGTGGCGTTGCCGGCTTTTTCCATGCCGCGTTCGGTTGCCTGCAGGGCGTTACGGCTGTCTTGTTTTGCACCGTGCCATGTGTTGCTGCAGGCGGTAATGCTTAAGGTCAATGCAGTGGCGAATAAGAGGGAAGTTATTTTTTTCATCTTCAAACTCCTTGTGTCGGTATGGGACAGGCTGAACTGATACCTGCCTGCTTTGAGTGAGTTTATACAAGGCTGCGCACGTCGGTAAAGCGGCCGGTTACGGCGGCGGCGGCGGCCATTGCGGGGCTGACGAGATGGGTACGCCCGCCGTTGCCTTGGCGGCCTTCGAAGTTGCGGTTGGAGGTGGAGGCGCACCGTTCTTGCGGGGCAAGACGGTCGGCGTTCATGGCGAGGCACATCGAGCAGCCCGGTTCGCGCCATTCGAAACCGGCTTCGATAAAGATTTTGTCCAAACCTTCTTGCTCGGCCTGTTCCTTCACCAAGCCCGAACCGGGTACCACCAATACGCGGTTTACATTGGCGGCTTTCAGACGGCCTTTGGCCACGGCGGCGGCTTCGCGCAAATCTTCGATGCGGCTGTTGGTGCAGGAGCCGATGAACACCACGTCAACGGGGATTTCGTTCAGCGGCGTGCCGGCGGTCAGTCCCATATATTCGAGCGCGCGTTCCATGCCGCCGCGTTTGACCGGATCGGCCTCGTCGGCGGGGTCGGGCACTTTGCCGTCTACGCCGAGCACCATTTCGGGCGAGGTGCCCCACGTTACCTGCGGCTCGATGTCGGCCGCGTCGAATTCGAATGTTTTATCGAAGGCTGCGCCTTCGTCGGAAACCAGCGTGCGCCAGTAAGCCGCGGCTTTTTCCCAATCTTCGCCTTTGGGGGCGAGCGGTTTGCCTTTTACATAATCAATCGTGGTTTGATCCACCGCAACCAGGCCGCTGCGCGCGCCCGCTTCGATGGCCATGTTGCACAAAGTCATGCGGCCTTCCATGGAAAGGCTTCGGATTGCTTCGCCGCCGAACTCGATGGCATAGCCCGTGCCGCCGGCGGTGCCGATTCGGCCGATGATGTACAGTGCCACGTCTTTGGCGGTCACGCCCGTTTTCAGACGGCCGTTCACTTTAATCAGCATGGATTTGGATTTTTTGGCGGTGATGCATTGGGTGGCCATGGTGTGTTCCACTTCGGAAGTGCCGATGCCGTGCGCCAATGCGCCGAATGCGCCGTGGGTGGAAGTGTGCGAGTCGCCGCAAACCACGGTCATGCCGGGCAGGGTGGCACCTTGTTCCGGCCCCATCACATGGACAATGCCTTGGCCTTTGTCTTTAAACGGGAAATACGCCAGCGCGCCGAATGCTTTGATATTGCTGTCTAAAGTGTCCACCTGCAGCTTGGAAATCGGATCTTGGATGCCTTTGTCCCAATCGTTGGTGGGCGTGTTGTGGTCGGCGGTGGAAACCACGCTGTCGATGCGCCACAGCTTGCGGCCTGCCATTTTCAAGCCCTCGAAGGCTTGCGGGCTGGTGACTTCGTGCACCAGATGGCGGTCGATATACAGCAATACGGTGCCGTCTTCTTCTTCGCGGACGATGTGGCTGTTCCAAAGT
The nucleotide sequence above comes from Neisseria animalis. Encoded proteins:
- the leuB gene encoding 3-isopropylmalate dehydrogenase, giving the protein MTQQIAILRGDGIGPEIVREAVRVLDKLIEQGLDVTYEYAPLGGEAYDEFGSPYPKFTQNLCRKADAVLLGAVGGPQYDNLERPLRPERGLLAIRKDLNLFANLRPAILYKELANASTLKPEVVAGLDILIVRELTGDIYFGEPRGIRVLENGEREGFNTMKYSESEIKRIAHVAFQAAQKRNKKVCSVGKANVLETTELWREIFDDIAKEYPDVELSHMYVDNAAMQLVRAPKQFDVIATGNIFGDILSDQASMLTGSIGMLPSASLDENGKGLYEPSHGSAPDIAGQNKANPLATILSLAMLVRYSLNDETRAQQIEAAVQKVLQQGFRTGDIYEEGTQLVSCSEMGDAVLAAL
- the leuD gene encoding 3-isopropylmalate dehydratase small subunit, with translation MKAFTQLTAIVAPLDRANVDTDAIIPKQFLKSIKRSGFGPNAFDEWRYLDHGEPGMDNSQRPLNPDFSLNQPRYQGAQILLTRKNFGCGSSREHAPWALDDYGFRAVIAPSFADIFFNNCYKNGLLPIVLSEEQVGQLFQEVEANEGYQLSIDLEKQNLTTPGGEVFRFDITEHRKHCLLNGLDEIGLTLQHADEIKAFEAKRKAAQPWLFHA
- the leuC gene encoding 3-isopropylmalate dehydratase large subunit, with product MSAQTLYDKLWNSHIVREEEDGTVLLYIDRHLVHEVTSPQAFEGLKMAGRKLWRIDSVVSTADHNTPTNDWDKGIQDPISKLQVDTLDSNIKAFGALAYFPFKDKGQGIVHVMGPEQGATLPGMTVVCGDSHTSTHGAFGALAHGIGTSEVEHTMATQCITAKKSKSMLIKVNGRLKTGVTAKDVALYIIGRIGTAGGTGYAIEFGGEAIRSLSMEGRMTLCNMAIEAGARSGLVAVDQTTIDYVKGKPLAPKGEDWEKAAAYWRTLVSDEGAAFDKTFEFDAADIEPQVTWGTSPEMVLGVDGKVPDPADEADPVKRGGMERALEYMGLTAGTPLNEIPVDVVFIGSCTNSRIEDLREAAAVAKGRLKAANVNRVLVVPGSGLVKEQAEQEGLDKIFIEAGFEWREPGCSMCLAMNADRLAPQERCASTSNRNFEGRQGNGGRTHLVSPAMAAAAAVTGRFTDVRSLV
- the lpdA gene encoding dihydrolipoyl dehydrogenase; amino-acid sequence: MSLIELKVPDIGGHENVDIIAVEVKAGDTISVDDTLITLETDKATMDVPAEAAGVVKEVKVKVGDKISEGGVILVVESASAAEEPKAEAAPAAAPAQEAPKAVAAAPQAAAFSGNADAEYDVVVLGGGPGGYSAAFAAADEGLKVAIVERFSTLGGVCLNVGCIPSKALLHNANVIDEVRHLAANGIKYQEPELDIDMLRTYKNNVVGRLTGGLNGMAKARKVDVIRGNGQFVGAHHIEVALTETGEYDAPLVETGEKRTIQFKNAIIAAGSRVMNLPFIPQDPRIIDSTGALALKEVPGNMLIIGGGIIGLEMGTVYSTLGTRLEVVEMMDGLMQGADRDLVKVWQKANEHRFDRIMTNTKTVAVEAREDGIYVTFEGENAPAEPQRYDCVLVAAGRAPNGKLIGAEKAGVAVTERGFIEVDKQMRTNVPHIYAIGDIVGQPMLAHKAVHEGHVAAENCAGHKAYFDARVIPGVAFTSPEVAWVGVTETSAKADGIKITKATFPWAASGRAIANGCDNGFTKLIFDAESGRIIGGGIVGPNGGDMIGEICLAIEMGCDAEDIGRTIHPHPTLGESIGMAAEVALGVCTDLPPQKKKK
- the aceF gene encoding dihydrolipoyllysine-residue acetyltransferase; the protein is MSIVEIKVPDIGGHENVDIIAVEVKAGDTIAVDDTLITLETDKATMDVPADAAGVVKEVKVKVGDKISEGGVILLVETGAAAEAPAAPAQEASPAPAPVESAPAPAAAPAAAAGTVTVTVPDIGGHSDVDVIAVEVKAGDTVAVDDTLITLETDKATMDVPSTAAGVVKAVLIKVGDKVSEGSAIIEVEAAGAPAAAPAPAAEAPKAAAPAPAAAPAQAAAPAAPAAAFGNTPINEASFVKAHAGPSARKLARELGVDLGLVTGTGLKGRIMGDDIKAFVKAAMQGGAGKAAPAAATASLGGGLDLLPWPKVDFSKFGSVEVKELSRIKKISGQNLSRNWVVIPHVTVNEDADMTELEEFRKQLNKEWEREGVKLSPLAFIIKASVSALKAFPEFNASLDGDNLVLKNYFNIGFAADTPNGLVVPVIKDVDQKGLKQISQELTELSKKAREGKLKPQEMQGACFTISSLGGIGGTGFTPIVNAPEVAILGVCKSQMKPVWNGKEFEPRLMCPLSLSFDHRVIDGAAGMRFTVFLANLLKDFRRITL
- the aceE gene encoding pyruvate dehydrogenase (acetyl-transferring), homodimeric type — its product is MSTQPHDVDPIETQEWLDALSSVLEAEGESRAHFLLEQLVKYTRRRGVHMPFDATTAYLNTIPVGKEQKSPGNHELEHRIRSAIRWNAAAMVLRAGKKDLELGGHIASFQSAATLYDVGFNHFWKAKGEGEEGDMVFFQGHAAPGIYARAFVEGRLTEEQLDNFRQEAEGNGLPSYPHPHLLPDFWQFPTVSMGLGPLMAIYQARFLKYLDSRGLSKTKGRKVWVFCGDGEMDEPESQGAIALAAREGLDNLIFVINCNLQRLDGPVRGNGKIIQELEGNFRGAGWNVLKVIWGSKWDALLARDTTNALKKRMEEVLDGDYQTYKSKDGSYVREHFFNTPELKALIANMSDEEVWALNRGGHDPHKVYAAYYEAVNNAGGRPTVILAKTIKGYGMGASGEGQNVAHQAKKMDVKSLKQFRTRFDIPVSDEQIESGDLPYYRFPEDSEEMKYLRERRNALGGYLPQRNPNNEALPVPALETFDAQLQSSGDREFSTTMAFVRILSALLKDKQIGKRIVPIVPDESRTFGMEGMFRQYGIWNPKGQQYTPQDKDQLMFYKESVDGQILQEGINEPGAMADWIAAATSYANNRYAMIPFYIYYSMFGFQRVGDLAWAAGDMHARGFLLGGTAGRTTLNGEGLQHEDGHSQIQADLIPNCVSYDPTFQYELAVIIQDGLRRMYVENEDVFYYLTLMNENYAHPAMPQRKGIEQEILKGMYLLQEGGKSDKKVQLMGSGVILNEVIKGAELLKNDFGVEADIWSCPSFNLLHRDAIEAERYNRLHPLEENKLPFVTAQLQGHEGPVVAATDYIRSFADRIRAYIPNDYHVLGTDGFGRSDSRANLRRFFEVDRYSVAVAALSALADQGKVSKETVKQAIEKYGIQTDTAPSWKR